The DNA region CCCTAGGCTGTGGGCAGACGCGATCTGTATCAATCAAGATGACCCCAACGAGAAGAACCATCAAGTTCCTTTTATGAAGGACATTTACTCGCAAGCGGAAATTGTCATTTGCTGGCTGGGGCCACCGGATGATCAGATTCATCGAGGTTTAGACTGGATCGACGTTATCGCTCGAGAATGCTCATTCGCACACGACGACGATAAGCTCCAATATGCCTTTGACACTCTCAACCTGCAGAAAGGTTCTGAAAAGAAAGACTCTGGCAGTACTCAGAGCCTGATAAGGTCTCAGGATGCTGATACGAGCGTCAATGAAGCCACTACCATGGACAGCTCCGGTGGAAGTGATGCTCTAGCGTCATATCAAAAGAGTCTTCAAGAGTATACTGAAAGACAGTGCCCAATCCACAAAAGCCCCAATTTGGCATGGATCAGCAAGCATCCTTCATTCTATGAAAGAATCCGCGAGGGCGCAGGCGGCGCACGGGACCTCGTCGATACATTCGACTCTCCATATTGGACTCGTGTATGGATATTTCAAGAGGTAACTCTTGCAAAAAAGCCCATCTTTGCCTGCGGTACTCGCTCTATATCTCTGGCCTCTCTTGATCACCTCGCCCGCTGGACCCAGTGGTTGACAAATGACCCTACCATCGTCAGGCCCCAAGCCATGGATCTGATGCAATGGGAAGGTTTAAGATTCGTCTCCCGTCGGGTATACGCCACACTTGAGTCTAGGCTTGAAGCACGACGCGCCGCAGGTCACCCTATATCGTCATGCTTGAAAGCGCGGGATGCACATGTTCAACCGGAATCGCACTGGCGCATGGCTTGCAACCTAGTGACGAGCAATCCGAAGGACTATTTCTATGGGTTTCTGAGTCTAAGTTGCCTAGAACTTCTGCCAGACTACAGCGCCGATACATCTGTGGGGATGGTGTGCCGTCAGTTCATGGTCGAGTATGTCAGGGCATGTCGGCGAGGCTCACTCGGTACGATCTCTGGCGAATTAGAGCTTCTTGTCTTTGCTGGGGTAGGCCACGGATGGCACGAGTACCCCGAAACGCCCTCCTGGGCTCCAAATCTTCCAGGACTGGAGAGGAGGGATGGAGGGGGCCAGCCTGTTTTCTTCTCCCGCCTCGGCAACTTAGATCATTTGTTTCTTCCATCGTgcaagaagaccaagttCGTCGGGTCTGATATGCTGATCACGGTTCTAATTCTCGATATGGTCCAAGATCTGGGCCCCCTGCGAGACGACTTTTGCAACCCTGGGGCTGACCATGGACCGCCAGGGATACTCCCTTGGATCGTGAATTTTGCAATAAGCCGCCAGGAATACGTGAACGGATGTCACCCGCTGGTTGCGTTGCACTCGATGCTTCATTTCGACTCAGGTACCCAGGAACGTGAACCAGCCCTTGTCATTCCGGACCTCAGACAGGCCACGGGCTTCGCTCACTGGGTAACGTTAAAGTACAAGTACGGGGCCTATGACGGGGAAGCAGAAGTTGATCCGCAAAAACAAAATCCAAAGACCGAATATCTGAACCGATTGTTGGGGGGACTACCGGTGAGTGCTCGAAGAACCACAGGGGAAACGTGTGGCATTCTAATCCTTCGCGGTCAAGACCGACGGGGACGCGGTACATGAAGCGAGCAACAGACTCATCGAAAGCTGCTTTAAGAAGACTCAGAGACTGGCAGAAACGAGTCTCGGATATGTCGGCATATTTCCTCTCCACGTCCAATCCGGCGATGTGGTGTGTGTGCTGAACGGGTTGCATTGCCCCGCCGTACTCAGGAAGGTAGGTGAGTATTATAAGTTTGTTGGAACTTGCTTCATTCAAGGGCTTGAATCTGCAAAGCAGGTTCAGCGACTAGCGGAAAAGGAAGGGAAAGAGGTTGAGACTATTGTGATTCGATAAAGTTGGATGGCGAAGATGGACCTTCCACCATGGCACGAAGAACCTTCTCTAGCCAGTACAGTGATGATGATTATTCTGCTCGAAATGCAATTTCTCTGCTTCCACTGCCACAAAACGTCACATCTAGAAGTTTACATGGCTTCACTTCTTTAGGCCCCAGGTTAATGAGTAGTGACACTCATGCAACCACCGACATCCTCCGTGTCTCTGATCTCATTCGAGCTTCAGCTTGAGCCACAGCAGTCTCCCAATCAGTCAGATAGAGGTACAAAGTTTCGATCCCCGAGACACTAGAAGCTGTGGTTAGTGACATGACATTTTGATTGAGTTGTCTCAACTCACACGGCAAGGCCGACGGTCAATCCGACCCAGAGACCGGCTAGCTTCCAACCTAGACCGAAACTTGTTCCCAATGCGATCGGTAATGCCACGAGATAATAGGAGAACAAGTTGGCGTAGCCCCCGATAGCCTGGTGGCCGATTCCTCGGAGAAGACCATGTGAGACAGCCGCCATGGCATCGAAAATCTGCATCAACGCGCAGACGAGAATTACTTGTGAGGCAATATCGACGACTTCGTCATCTTCTGTGAAGATCCGTGGGAGTTGTCTGCGAAGCGTGACGAATATTGTCAGGTTGAAGAGTCCAACTACGCAGGCCGCGACAATAGCCTACAAGGGCATGTTAGTTCTGGACTTGTGAGGGATGAGATAGAGACGTACCACTCTTGCGGTTGTACGGGCAGCATCACTCAGATGCGCTCCAATCAGATTGGCAACTCGAGTAGATGTTGCAATGGCCAACGGAAACGGTATGTTAAATGACGTAGAGGTCACCGTAACAAGGACACTCTGCGCTGCTAGTTGAGCTGTTCCGAATCGGCCAGCAGCAATGGTTAGAATCTCCAAGACGGAAAACTGAGCCTCTATCATGATCATGCCAGGAAGGGCGAGCCTTATCATCGGGCCTGTTTTTGGAGCATCTTGTTAGTTCCAAGTCGCTGAGTTATCAAAGACGAGCTAAACTTACCCCAGTTGCTGAATGCCTTCAAGCTGAATCCTTTCCAACATTGCCCGCCTTCAAATAGCATGACGTAAAAAATGACCAGAATCGGCAACAAGTTTTGAGTGACTGCCATAGCCGTTGCAGCTCCAGCAAAACCCCAGCCAGCTCGAAAGACGAACAGCCAGTTTTGCAAGAAACTCAGGGGAGCACCAATTAGGAGAGTGTATGTCGTTGCATGAAACAGACCCTGTGACTGTACAAACCGTTTGGCACTCTCGAATGCTGCGACTCCAGGCATACCGGCGATCAAGACTCGCAGATAGAGAGCGGCAAGTGTTGCTGTTTGTCCCTTGCCAACAAGAGCCGAGAGTATTGGCTCCGAGAACCACCAGATCACGGCAATGGGGAGCATCAGAATCCAAAGGAGCCAGGTCATGCGCTGCGCCTGGACACCTACGAGATGCTTGTGGCCAGATCCGTAAGCTTGGGCGCAAAGGGTATCGAGACAAGTTGCAAGGCCTTGCACAGGGACGTAATAAGTGATGCTggccgtcatggtggccaCTAGCTGTTTTCAGCTGTCTGATATGGGGAATATTTGGCGCTGATACTCACGGTTTACTGCTGCAAGCTCTTCCATTCCGAGACGACCGACTGTAAGCACACTAGCCACAGTCACCGAGTAGTGCAACAAGAACGTTGCAATCAACGGTGCCGCATATTGTACCAGCGTCTTAGCCTCACGCTGCCAGGTGGTCTCGATATCATGTGCAGCCACAGCTTGCTCCCATTTTTTATGTATTTCGTCGGGAGGCGGCGTCGCAAGTCCATTTTCGAAGCCTGCAGTTACTTCAGGTAGAAGTCGCGTCTCCTCGGTAGGTTCTTCGGCAGCGGCATGGTGATCTTGTACTCTTGTGCTAAAGACGGTACGGTATGCGCGCTCAACGACGCTGGCTCTCCGTGCTCGAGGGTGCTTGGGGGGAAGGATGTCGTTGTCGCGCAGCAAGTCGATTTCAGCTTGCAAGGATTCATCTTGCTCGTGCGGGTTGGGAACGGGGAGATCTATGCCAGGAAGAGGAATAGTAGAAAAGCCGCAGCCGTATGCGACGCCGTTGGGATGGAATGCTAGCTGGACGTCGGCAGAGTCAACGTGTCTCGATTCAGACTCGTCAACGGCAACATGAGCttcttcgtcctcttcttcttcgtcagAAGAGC from Fusarium keratoplasticum isolate Fu6.1 chromosome 12, whole genome shotgun sequence includes:
- a CDS encoding HET domain-containing protein encodes the protein MSSPTSAPQKSSLYANLHMSGRQIRLLQITSTKPEIVCRLEVVSLEDGPAYSALSYAWGDPAITKSVLVNGKRVNVTTNLASALEHAPKHLEDANVTPRLWADAICINQDDPNEKNHQVPFMKDIYSQAEIVICWLGPPDDQIHRGLDWIDVIARECSFAHDDDKLQYAFDTLNLQKGSEKKDSGSTQSLIRSQDADTSVNEATTMDSSGGSDALASYQKSLQEYTERQCPIHKSPNLAWISKHPSFYERIREGAGGARDLVDTFDSPYWTRVWIFQEVTLAKKPIFACGTRSISLASLDHLARWTQWLTNDPTIVRPQAMDLMQWEGLRFVSRRVYATLESRLEARRAAGHPISSCLKARDAHVQPESHWRMACNLVTSNPKDYFYGFLSLSCLELLPDYSADTSVGMVCRQFMVEYVRACRRGSLGTISGELELLVFAGVGHGWHEYPETPSWAPNLPGLERRDGGGQPVFFSRLGNLDHLFLPSCKKTKFVGSDMLITVLILDMVQDLGPLRDDFCNPGADHGPPGILPWIVNFAISRQEYVNGCHPLVALHSMLHFDSGTQEREPALVIPDLRQATGFAHWVTLKYKYGAYDGEAEVDPQKQNPKTEYLNRLLGGLPVSARRTTGETCGILILRGQDRRGRGT